One window of the Crateriforma spongiae genome contains the following:
- a CDS encoding VWA domain-containing protein translates to MAFTLKSLLGGSFAGALALTILLGVSRPAAAGDDVSFVGDAEFRIVRYADDAGEGYFAASILPDASDELLAAATKSAADVVVLVDTSASQVGGFRSDTMQAVDQILAKLRGSDQVKVYATDVNTVDLSDHFATAADDDTQAALDRLNERLPMGNTNLVAALDKARAALAGRDASSTRSIIYVGDGASMDSTYNAQRFGRLVDALRGDHISVHSVVIGPTVNVETLAILANHTGGVLGVVSEQHPADSIGAAVASSAIQSPIWISDAELLSGMSTIHGDRLPPLRLDRDAILLGRSQTAAADGRVQLTGETTNAKVRIEFDATTESDHPDFAFLPGLVQMAEKDGGLLLPTSGSMMLRQAAKSMSARAEALAKAGSMALQKGDQRGARVVAEKALQVDPNNSKAKAIEKVTATGNRLIVQNEGSGFDDLFGSPEGGDDLFGAPDAGAEDLFGEPTDAPAQPEPAAAPVQPEPAAAAPAPAPAAPAPAPPVAAPAPAAPAPAPAPPAASPAPVIGDQFFDNPVGDDEIVESGGDLLSRFDAMQTANEGRLRAEVNAQLAEARRRLIENPIGVAGSLKSLLARVESTPDVAPELRQELVGKVRTAIRLASGREAEYAEQQASIEARLAASAATTSMLQQTYREEAKLKALARQLNDLIDEGRYQEADGEVSLAFAELAGDTITRDSVAGRHFTDLPLMLQVYDRDRRINELRQRNYVDVFSAVLEANIPFTGEPPVLYPDAETWKRMSRRRLDRYSSVELVSDSDAERRIEQKLDEQSSFDFIETPLDQVREEISRQHDIPVVIDRRALEELGLSSDTPISFQIDNVSLRSALRLMLSEEDLAYTIKDEVLKITTVDADEDIQKVYPMGDLVVPIMNMGGGMMGGGMMGGGMGGGMMGGGMGGGMMGGGMGGGMMGGGMMGGGMGGMMAVPDNAGLGQKSTTAAPKSETKTRKIDLGPIRLKVAEGQSRSDAWNALFARFEEASPELIRQLDARVQASVGELSVKAGSAVKRGDDSLAMQHFGEVRVIISAAIRSGHVQPWMYQAYAIALEATGAAKSDIERAYLSAVDFAESPEDVLHVAARLEAADCHEAALQLCQKVSDVDRYRREPYVMGLRLAKHLNSQDGIAWACEGILSQAWPKKYESIVEEARLLARATYNELIENGQKDDADKFNESLQLASSHDVIVRVSWTGDADVDIAVEEPAGTICSLETPATAAGGTLLGDSFAGHGEDSEGSVSETYICPEGFSGKYRLLLRRVWGNVSTGHVNVEVLTDVGRPEQNLIQKAIPLTEKDALITFELKNGKRQEEIADAQLAHLNDVQRDIRNDVLGQFAGGIDQNALQQFLSDAALLGGTGGNFVDPRLGFGNRGAVGFRPEITTLPTGAMMFATAVVSADRRYVRVTPSPFFTQIGEVNTFNFVTGEDGATGGGNTGGGAAGGFGGAGGAGGGLL, encoded by the coding sequence ATGGCATTCACGTTGAAATCACTCTTGGGCGGATCGTTCGCCGGGGCACTGGCCCTGACGATTCTCCTGGGCGTGTCCCGACCGGCGGCGGCCGGCGACGACGTTTCCTTTGTCGGTGACGCGGAATTCCGGATCGTCCGGTACGCCGATGACGCGGGCGAAGGCTACTTTGCCGCTTCGATCCTGCCCGACGCCAGCGACGAACTGTTGGCCGCGGCGACCAAATCGGCTGCCGACGTGGTCGTGTTGGTCGACACATCGGCCAGCCAAGTCGGCGGATTCCGCTCCGACACGATGCAAGCGGTCGACCAAATTCTGGCCAAGCTTCGCGGCAGCGATCAAGTCAAGGTTTACGCGACCGACGTCAACACCGTGGATCTCAGCGATCACTTCGCCACCGCGGCCGATGACGATACCCAAGCGGCGTTGGATCGGTTGAACGAACGATTGCCGATGGGCAACACCAACCTGGTCGCCGCGTTGGACAAGGCACGTGCCGCGTTGGCGGGCCGTGACGCGTCGTCCACCCGCAGCATCATCTATGTCGGTGACGGAGCTTCGATGGATTCGACCTACAACGCACAACGGTTCGGCCGGCTGGTCGACGCGCTGCGTGGCGATCACATCAGCGTTCACAGCGTGGTCATCGGCCCCACGGTCAATGTCGAAACACTGGCCATCCTGGCCAACCACACCGGTGGCGTTTTGGGCGTCGTTTCCGAACAACACCCCGCCGATTCGATCGGTGCCGCCGTCGCATCGTCGGCCATCCAATCGCCGATTTGGATCAGCGACGCGGAATTGCTTTCCGGTATGAGCACGATTCACGGTGACCGCTTGCCGCCGCTGCGGTTGGACCGTGATGCGATCCTGTTGGGCCGTTCGCAAACCGCAGCCGCCGACGGCCGCGTGCAATTGACCGGCGAAACGACCAACGCCAAAGTGCGAATCGAATTTGACGCCACCACCGAATCGGACCACCCCGATTTCGCGTTCTTGCCCGGATTGGTTCAGATGGCCGAAAAGGACGGCGGTCTGCTGTTGCCAACGTCGGGATCGATGATGTTGCGTCAGGCGGCCAAGTCCATGAGCGCTCGCGCCGAAGCATTGGCCAAAGCCGGATCGATGGCTCTGCAAAAGGGCGATCAACGTGGCGCCCGCGTGGTTGCCGAAAAGGCTCTGCAGGTCGACCCGAACAACAGCAAAGCCAAAGCGATCGAGAAGGTCACCGCGACGGGCAACCGGCTGATTGTCCAGAACGAAGGTTCCGGTTTCGATGACCTATTCGGATCCCCCGAAGGCGGCGACGATCTGTTCGGCGCTCCCGATGCGGGTGCCGAAGACCTTTTCGGCGAACCCACCGACGCACCGGCACAACCCGAACCCGCCGCTGCACCGGTCCAGCCCGAACCAGCGGCTGCCGCCCCGGCCCCCGCTCCTGCGGCCCCCGCACCGGCACCACCGGTCGCCGCTCCTGCTCCTGCGGCACCGGCACCGGCACCGGCACCACCTGCTGCCTCACCCGCGCCGGTCATCGGTGACCAATTCTTTGACAACCCGGTCGGCGACGACGAAATCGTCGAATCCGGCGGCGATCTGCTCAGCCGATTTGACGCGATGCAAACGGCCAACGAAGGCCGTCTGCGTGCAGAGGTCAACGCGCAACTTGCCGAGGCCCGTCGTCGTTTGATCGAAAACCCGATCGGCGTCGCGGGTTCGCTGAAGAGTCTGCTGGCTCGCGTGGAATCCACACCGGACGTTGCACCGGAGCTGCGTCAGGAATTGGTGGGCAAGGTTCGTACGGCGATTCGTTTGGCCAGCGGACGCGAAGCCGAGTACGCCGAACAACAGGCATCGATCGAAGCCCGTTTGGCCGCATCGGCCGCCACGACGTCGATGTTGCAACAAACCTATCGCGAAGAAGCGAAGCTGAAGGCGTTGGCACGTCAACTGAACGACTTGATCGACGAAGGTCGGTACCAAGAAGCCGACGGCGAAGTCAGCTTGGCGTTCGCCGAACTGGCCGGCGACACGATCACGCGTGACAGCGTGGCCGGGCGTCATTTCACCGACCTGCCGTTGATGTTGCAGGTGTATGACCGCGACCGCCGGATCAACGAACTGCGTCAACGAAACTACGTCGACGTGTTCTCCGCCGTGTTGGAAGCCAACATTCCGTTCACCGGCGAACCGCCCGTCTTGTACCCCGATGCGGAAACTTGGAAACGCATGTCGCGTCGACGTCTGGACCGTTACAGCAGCGTTGAACTGGTCAGCGACAGCGATGCGGAACGTCGCATCGAACAGAAATTGGACGAACAGTCCAGCTTCGATTTCATCGAAACCCCGCTGGACCAAGTCCGCGAAGAAATTTCTCGTCAACACGACATTCCCGTCGTGATCGACCGACGTGCGTTGGAGGAACTGGGGCTGTCCAGCGACACCCCGATCAGCTTCCAAATCGACAACGTCAGCCTGCGTTCGGCATTGCGTTTGATGCTTTCCGAAGAAGACCTGGCATACACCATCAAGGACGAAGTCCTGAAGATCACCACCGTCGACGCCGACGAAGACATCCAAAAGGTCTATCCGATGGGTGACCTTGTCGTGCCGATCATGAACATGGGCGGCGGCATGATGGGCGGCGGCATGATGGGCGGCGGCATGGGTGGCGGCATGATGGGCGGCGGCATGGGCGGCGGCATGATGGGTGGCGGCATGGGCGGCGGCATGATGGGCGGCGGCATGATGGGCGGCGGCATGGGCGGCATGATGGCCGTTCCAGACAACGCCGGCCTGGGCCAAAAGTCCACCACCGCGGCGCCCAAATCCGAGACTAAGACTCGCAAGATCGATCTGGGCCCGATCCGATTGAAAGTCGCCGAAGGCCAAAGCCGATCCGACGCGTGGAACGCTTTGTTCGCACGATTCGAAGAAGCTTCGCCCGAGTTGATTCGCCAACTGGACGCTCGCGTTCAAGCCAGCGTGGGCGAACTGAGTGTCAAAGCCGGTTCGGCCGTCAAGCGAGGCGACGATTCGTTGGCCATGCAGCACTTCGGCGAAGTCCGCGTGATCATTTCCGCGGCGATCCGATCCGGTCACGTCCAACCATGGATGTACCAGGCCTACGCGATCGCCTTGGAAGCCACCGGGGCCGCCAAGTCGGACATTGAACGTGCTTATTTGTCGGCGGTCGACTTCGCCGAATCTCCCGAAGACGTCTTGCACGTCGCGGCCCGATTGGAAGCCGCCGATTGTCACGAAGCCGCGTTGCAACTTTGCCAAAAGGTTTCCGACGTCGACCGCTATCGTCGCGAGCCGTACGTGATGGGGCTGCGATTGGCCAAACACCTGAATTCGCAAGACGGTATCGCTTGGGCGTGCGAAGGTATCCTGTCCCAGGCTTGGCCGAAGAAGTACGAATCGATCGTCGAAGAAGCCCGACTGCTGGCTCGTGCGACGTACAACGAACTGATCGAGAATGGCCAGAAGGACGACGCCGACAAGTTCAACGAATCGTTGCAACTGGCATCGTCCCACGACGTCATCGTCCGCGTTTCGTGGACGGGTGACGCCGATGTCGACATCGCCGTGGAAGAACCCGCCGGAACGATCTGCTCGCTGGAAACGCCCGCGACTGCCGCCGGCGGAACCTTGCTGGGTGATTCGTTCGCCGGACATGGCGAAGATTCCGAAGGCTCCGTTTCGGAAACTTACATTTGTCCGGAAGGCTTCAGCGGTAAGTATCGCTTGTTACTGCGTCGGGTCTGGGGCAACGTTTCCACCGGTCACGTGAACGTGGAAGTCCTGACCGATGTCGGACGTCCGGAACAAAACCTGATTCAGAAAGCGATTCCGCTGACCGAAAAGGATGCCCTGATCACGTTTGAACTGAAGAATGGCAAACGTCAGGAAGAAATCGCCGATGCCCAATTGGCCCACCTGAACGATGTCCAACGCGATATCCGCAACGACGTCCTGGGGCAGTTTGCCGGCGGCATCGACCAGAACGCTTTGCAACAGTTCCTCAGCGATGCCGCACTGTTGGGCGGCACGGGTGGCAACTTTGTCGACCCGCGTTTGGGCTTTGGTAATCGTGGCGCCGTCGGTTTCCGTCCGGAAATCACGACGCTACCCACCGGTGCGATGATGTTTGCAACCGCGGTGGTTTCGGCCGATCGACGTTACGTTCGTGTCACCCCGTCACCGTTCTTCACGCAGATCGGCGAAGTCAACACGTTCAACTTCGTCACCGGCGAAGACGGGGCCACCGGTGGTGGCAACACGGGCGGCGGCGCAGCCGGCGGCTTTGGTGGTGCGGGCGGTGCCGGCGGCGGTTTGCTGTAA
- a CDS encoding sugar-binding protein, with amino-acid sequence MRRLDDRRRQSISVCIGWLLFYFPALALADQPDLSKLPVEALQQTENLIANPSFENGWDQWTPPKVSHQVAKNQWEFEPYEDYQWIRQDSLDGQQHVQIRSDQSQTISFSPRRSIKVYRGCTYRFQISYRRQLVAMEPSRTTPSLRVIFHDVDGNATVNDPDGKYYVYHDTRDKSTNTDAWTSATYTFTVNPNSNVDRVNLSVFLYDQGTIAFDGAAFYNDTARGQSEPTEPTTQWVALSSPTVDKARPQIGIRPKSGPLTIDGRSDDAGWQSVRPLSLVRSIDGGKSSPTTTFQVTRDADAIYFFARAVETGQESHRHGSDRRNDLSIHNHDCIDLFLQPDPASGTYFQITMNPKGGLVTRKWNGRDNEVPWVPSDVEIAGHIDFDYWTVEAAIPLDALGAAKPLQSSTWAANVCRAEVPGTRNWNAWSYTGGDFHHPDRFGWFRFVDPSSAAADMLSTVKGTVLDTTGKPLAGIPINAMGRIERTNADGVFRFEDVAIGTHRFAVLSPLHEPLQGDVSVKRDFENIAPIQIERRDPFRVAFDMPQPHQARAAQWLSASLTEPPAMDQPSPQITSMELIAARGETKAFAVSALVHQELASPSVQLSELKSNDSVIGPADVSVRWVQRMLQPVHYQGPKDDAVFVWRFLWDEPPATLSSGQLRLLVGTIDLPADAPAGTYTGQLTLRSADQSVATLPVSLRVGDFELRSPDKRAGAFLNISKGSLFQAGPQWESVVMQDMADHQATTMHYWAGISFGSDGNPVTRAAEQSLRLQQQYGMKPPYSIKFSVEQLAQVLGVEFLDRHAIDIESLKAKETEFREAVQRGVAAVADLEKQFGLPANSLVLFWSDEVFIGQRLEPWIYTAKIVRQYTDNPIGLTFDPRDVEKWDRVEPLVDVPFFHGRNLDLWSSEENHSYDQLHQRIDASGDVPFAYYNIIRTSITPEYARLVNGYWLWQTPVHSQMHWTYYWGDQDAMVGVREGDRIAPFFALAAPHPSRPQMLSTLDWENLREGVTDHRYVVTLEHAIERAGPDKKATVDRAKRFLKSLRQTGPVVDDAARQLDAADYTKRRTEMHRLISELMSQ; translated from the coding sequence ATGCGACGACTTGATGACCGGCGCCGACAATCCATTTCGGTATGCATCGGCTGGCTTCTGTTTTACTTCCCGGCTCTCGCATTAGCGGATCAACCCGATTTGTCGAAGCTTCCCGTCGAAGCGTTGCAGCAAACGGAAAACCTGATTGCGAATCCCAGCTTTGAAAACGGCTGGGACCAGTGGACGCCACCCAAAGTTTCCCACCAAGTGGCAAAAAACCAATGGGAATTCGAACCGTACGAAGACTATCAATGGATCCGACAAGATTCGTTGGACGGCCAGCAACACGTGCAGATCCGAAGCGATCAGTCGCAAACGATTTCCTTCAGCCCACGCCGCAGCATCAAGGTCTATCGCGGTTGCACTTACCGTTTCCAAATCAGCTATCGCCGCCAATTGGTTGCGATGGAACCCAGCCGTACGACGCCCTCACTGCGTGTCATCTTTCACGACGTCGACGGCAACGCGACGGTGAATGATCCGGACGGAAAGTACTACGTCTATCACGACACGCGTGACAAATCGACCAACACGGACGCTTGGACATCGGCGACCTACACCTTCACGGTGAACCCCAACAGCAACGTGGATCGCGTCAATCTGTCGGTCTTTTTGTACGACCAGGGAACGATCGCTTTTGATGGCGCCGCGTTTTACAACGACACCGCACGGGGTCAAAGCGAACCCACCGAACCGACCACCCAATGGGTCGCCCTGTCATCACCGACGGTCGACAAAGCACGACCACAAATCGGCATCCGCCCGAAAAGCGGTCCACTGACGATCGACGGCCGATCCGATGACGCCGGTTGGCAGTCCGTCCGTCCCCTGTCGCTGGTTCGAAGCATCGACGGCGGCAAATCATCTCCGACGACGACTTTCCAAGTCACCCGCGATGCCGATGCGATCTACTTCTTTGCCCGCGCGGTCGAAACGGGTCAAGAATCGCACCGTCATGGATCGGACCGGCGAAACGATCTGTCGATCCACAACCATGATTGCATCGACCTGTTCCTGCAGCCTGATCCCGCATCCGGCACGTACTTTCAGATCACCATGAATCCCAAGGGTGGGCTGGTCACACGGAAATGGAACGGGCGTGACAACGAAGTCCCGTGGGTTCCCAGCGACGTCGAAATCGCCGGACACATCGACTTTGATTACTGGACCGTCGAAGCGGCAATCCCATTGGATGCTTTGGGCGCGGCAAAGCCACTGCAAAGTTCGACTTGGGCCGCCAACGTGTGCCGCGCCGAAGTCCCCGGAACCCGCAACTGGAACGCTTGGTCGTACACCGGTGGTGATTTCCATCACCCCGATCGATTCGGTTGGTTTCGCTTCGTCGATCCGTCATCAGCCGCCGCTGACATGCTATCGACGGTCAAAGGAACGGTTCTGGACACGACCGGAAAACCGCTGGCGGGCATTCCGATCAATGCCATGGGACGGATCGAACGCACCAACGCCGACGGCGTTTTTCGTTTCGAAGACGTGGCGATCGGGACGCACCGGTTCGCCGTCCTATCGCCGTTGCACGAACCATTGCAGGGCGACGTTTCGGTGAAACGTGATTTTGAAAACATCGCGCCGATTCAAATCGAGCGCCGCGATCCGTTCCGCGTTGCGTTCGACATGCCGCAGCCGCATCAAGCCCGGGCTGCACAATGGTTGTCGGCAAGCCTGACCGAACCGCCCGCCATGGATCAGCCTTCGCCGCAGATCACTTCGATGGAATTGATCGCGGCCAGGGGCGAAACCAAAGCGTTCGCGGTATCCGCGCTTGTTCATCAAGAGTTGGCATCGCCGTCGGTCCAGCTTTCCGAATTGAAATCCAACGATTCGGTGATCGGTCCAGCCGACGTCTCCGTGCGGTGGGTCCAGCGGATGCTTCAGCCCGTGCATTACCAGGGTCCCAAAGACGACGCCGTGTTTGTGTGGCGTTTCCTGTGGGACGAACCACCGGCGACGCTGTCGTCTGGACAACTTCGTTTGTTGGTGGGCACGATCGATCTTCCTGCCGACGCACCGGCGGGAACATACACCGGCCAATTGACGCTTCGTTCCGCCGATCAATCGGTCGCGACGTTGCCCGTTTCGCTGCGTGTCGGTGATTTTGAACTGCGATCGCCTGATAAACGCGCCGGCGCTTTTCTGAACATCTCCAAGGGATCGCTTTTCCAAGCGGGGCCGCAATGGGAATCGGTCGTCATGCAGGACATGGCCGATCACCAAGCGACCACCATGCACTACTGGGCCGGGATTTCATTTGGTTCCGATGGCAATCCGGTAACCAGGGCGGCCGAACAGTCGCTGCGACTGCAGCAGCAATACGGAATGAAGCCGCCTTATTCGATCAAGTTCTCGGTGGAACAATTGGCTCAGGTTCTGGGCGTGGAATTCCTGGACCGTCACGCCATCGATATCGAATCGTTGAAAGCCAAAGAAACGGAGTTTCGCGAAGCGGTTCAGCGGGGCGTCGCCGCGGTTGCGGACTTGGAAAAGCAATTCGGTTTGCCCGCAAACAGTTTGGTGCTGTTCTGGAGCGACGAAGTCTTCATCGGCCAGCGTCTGGAACCTTGGATTTACACGGCCAAGATCGTGCGGCAATACACGGACAATCCGATCGGCCTGACCTTTGATCCGCGAGACGTTGAAAAGTGGGATCGCGTCGAACCGTTGGTTGATGTCCCGTTTTTTCATGGACGCAATTTGGATCTGTGGTCATCCGAAGAAAACCATTCCTACGATCAGCTTCACCAACGCATCGACGCAAGCGGGGATGTGCCGTTCGCTTATTACAACATCATCCGCACCAGCATCACGCCGGAATACGCGCGGCTGGTCAACGGATACTGGCTGTGGCAAACCCCGGTGCACTCGCAAATGCACTGGACGTATTACTGGGGTGACCAGGATGCGATGGTCGGCGTCCGCGAAGGCGATCGCATCGCTCCATTTTTTGCCCTGGCGGCCCCGCATCCCAGTCGCCCTCAGATGCTGAGCACTCTGGACTGGGAAAACCTTCGTGAAGGCGTTACCGACCATCGCTATGTCGTCACGCTGGAACATGCCATCGAACGAGCCGGACCGGACAAGAAGGCCACGGTCGATCGGGCCAAACGATTTCTGAAATCGCTTCGTCAAACCGGACCGGTGGTCGACGACGCCGCCCGGCAACTGGACGCCGCCGACTACACCAAACGCCGAACAGAAATGCACCGACTGATCAGCGAATTGATGTCCCAGTAG